GAGGAGGTGGTCGCCCGCCACCAAATGGAGATTCAAGATAAGCACTCAAAGATTGAAATAGTGGGTCCCCTGCCCAAGGTGCGGGCACATGCTTCGACCCTGGGCCAGGTCATCACCAACCTGTTAAGTAATGCCCTGAAGTTTGTGGCTCCCGGCGTGTCGCCGCAGGTGCGCCTTTGGGCTGAAGTTCGTGGCGCAACCGTGATTTTATCGGTGGAGGACAATGGAATTGGAATCACCCAGGAGAATGCCAACAAACTTTTCCAGATTTTCAGACGGTTGCATACCACCTCATCATACCCTGGCACCGGCATTGGGCTGGCGATTGTTCAAAAGGGGGTGGAGCGCATGGGAGGTTCGGTGGGAGTGCAATCGACTCCTGGAAAGGGCAGCCGCTTTTGGATCGAATTGCCAACAATCTGAGCAATAAAAGCAATGCCATTTTGCTCCTGCACCCTTCAACCATGACAACTGAGCCAACATTCCCGGCGAATCCGATCATCCTGCTGGTGGAGGATATGGATAACGATGTAAGGTTGATGCAAATTGCGTGCAAAAAAGCCGGTTATCAGAATGAGTTGCAGCGAGCAAAGAACGGGGTGGAAGCCATAGCCTACTTGAAAGGGGAAGGCCTTTATGGGAATCGCGATCGATTTCCATTTCCGACTGCCATGCTGTTGGATTTGAACATGCCACAAAAGGATGGTTTTGAAGTGCTCACCTGGCTGAAACAACAGCCAAGATTGAAGCGGTTTCCCATTTTTGTGCTGACGGCTTCGAGCCAGGAGCGCGATATTGAACTGGCATTGGATTTGGGAGCCAATGGCTATCTGGTAAAACCGAGCACGATCACGGAACTGATTGAAATGGCGGAGTGCCTGCATCGGTGGCTTGGATTTAACCAGTTCGCCGCGTTGCCGTGAGAATTCATCAAGCTGCCTCCGTTGAAAGCCAATCAAGGAATTGGGGAAACAATACGTTCTTTGAGACATCCGTCCGAAGGGAGTTATAAGTTGATCCGGTGGTCTGGCTTGTTACATTGGGATTTATTGCACCCTTGAGATCAATCTGCAGCCTGAGGAGCCCGGCTTTCTGCCGATTGAACAACCTTTGCAACACACCGCAGATTTTGCTGTGGCTCGGGGCGTTCCTGACATGGATGATGGCCCTGGCGGCGACGGCACAGACGGGGTCCGTCGTGGCGGTCGATGCGAACCAGGTACTGATGATCAACGGGCGAAAGGTGTTTGCAATCGGGTTTTCACCCGGTCCGCCGACCTATGGCAAAACCTCCAGCGGGAACGACGCGCTGCAGGAACTGCGTGATGCCGGCGCGGTCCTGTTTCGCATCACGCAGACAAATAACTGGGACAGCCAGGTGATCAGCGACCAGCAGGCGGCCTTGGATTGGGCGGCGCAACACGGGATGTATTGCTGGGTAAATTTGAGAGAACTGTCCAGGTTTTCCGCCACCGATACGAATACCCCGGCGAGCCTGCGCAATGTGGTGGATACATTTAGAAATCATCCGGCGCTGGGTTTGTGGAAGAATTTCGATGAGTCCTGGTGGGCCGGGGTATCGGAGGCGGATTTGCAGCGAGGGTATGAGGTCACCAAGCAGGAGGATGCCAATCATCCGGTGGTGCAAACGCACGCCCCGCGCGGGACTGTGCCCGACCTGCAACCATACAATGCGGCGGCGGACATCCTGGCGTTGGATATTTATCCAGTGAGCATCCCGCCCGGCGCTCATTCACTGCTCCCGAATAAGGAGATCAGCATGGTGGGGGATTGGACGGAGTTTTTGTCGCTGGTGGCGGCGGGTGGGAAGGAGTATTGGATGATTGAGCAAATCGCGTGGAGCGGGGTTACGCCGCCGAGCAAGACGCTGATCTTCCCGACTTACACGCAGGAGCGCTTCATGGCGTATCAGGCAATCATCAACGGTGCGCGCGGCCTGGTGTACTTCGGCGGAAACATCGCTGCCACGTTGAATACACAGGATGCGCCGCTTGGGTGGAACTGGACCTTTTGGAACGACGTGCTCAAGCCAGTGGTCCAGCAGTTAGGCGATCACAATGTGCTCGCACAAGCCTTGGTGGCCACGAATTCCACTTTGCCGATTACAATGAGCGGAACGACGGCGCCCGATGTGGAGTACTGTGTGCGCGAGGTGCCGCCGTACTTGTACATTCTGGCCAGCAAGCGGGAAGGAACGGTGACGAATGTTACCTTCAGCGGGCTGCCATCATGGGCCCTCAAAGGAGAGGTTCTTTACGAGTCACCCCGGGTGGTCGCGGCACAGAACGGGCAGTTTGAGGACGTATTCGCGCCGTTTGATGTGCATGTTTATCGTTTCTCCCAGACCAATCAACCGCCGACGATCCTGTTTCAGCCGCAGAGCCGGACGAACAGCGTGGGAACAACGGCCAGCTTCAGCGTGACAGCGGATGGCACCGGTCCGCTGACGTACCAATGGCGAAAGAACGGTTTCAATCTAACCGATGGTGGCAATGTTTTCGGTGCGGGCCTGCCAAGCCTGATGGTGACCAATATTTCACTCTCAGATGCCGCGGGGTACGATGTGGTGGTCACGGGGTTCGGCAGCGTGACGAGTGCTCCCACGGCAACTCTCTCTGTGCTGGCAAGTCAGAGTCCCACGATCAATGGACAACCTCAAAGCCGGGCAAACTATGCAGGAACAACGGTCAGTTTCAGCGTGACGGCGGACGGCACCAGTCCGTTGGTTTACCAATGGAGAAAGGACGGTTCGAACATCGTGGATGGCGGCGTGATTTCCGGAGCGAGCGCGCCGACGCTGACATTAACGGGAATCAGTTCTGTCGATGCCGGGAGTTACAGCGTGGTGGTCAGCAACGTGGCGGGTAGCGTGCTCAGCATACCGGCTACATTGACGGTGATTTATCCGTTACCGTTTTATGAACCTTTCGATTATGCGGC
This window of the Pedosphaera parvula Ellin514 genome carries:
- a CDS encoding response regulator — encoded protein: MTTEPTFPANPIILLVEDMDNDVRLMQIACKKAGYQNELQRAKNGVEAIAYLKGEGLYGNRDRFPFPTAMLLDLNMPQKDGFEVLTWLKQQPRLKRFPIFVLTASSQERDIELALDLGANGYLVKPSTITELIEMAECLHRWLGFNQFAALP
- a CDS encoding immunoglobulin domain-containing protein, with the translated sequence MNNLCNTPQILLWLGAFLTWMMALAATAQTGSVVAVDANQVLMINGRKVFAIGFSPGPPTYGKTSSGNDALQELRDAGAVLFRITQTNNWDSQVISDQQAALDWAAQHGMYCWVNLRELSRFSATDTNTPASLRNVVDTFRNHPALGLWKNFDESWWAGVSEADLQRGYEVTKQEDANHPVVQTHAPRGTVPDLQPYNAAADILALDIYPVSIPPGAHSLLPNKEISMVGDWTEFLSLVAAGGKEYWMIEQIAWSGVTPPSKTLIFPTYTQERFMAYQAIINGARGLVYFGGNIAATLNTQDAPLGWNWTFWNDVLKPVVQQLGDHNVLAQALVATNSTLPITMSGTTAPDVEYCVREVPPYLYILASKREGTVTNVTFSGLPSWALKGEVLYESPRVVAAQNGQFEDVFAPFDVHVYRFSQTNQPPTILFQPQSRTNSVGTTASFSVTADGTGPLTYQWRKNGFNLTDGGNVFGAGLPSLMVTNISLSDAAGYDVVVTGFGSVTSAPTATLSVLASQSPTINGQPQSRANYAGTTVSFSVTADGTSPLVYQWRKDGSNIVDGGVISGASAPTLTLTGISSVDAGSYSVVVSNVAGSVLSIPATLTVIYPLPFYEPFDYAAGLDLGGQIGGNYLGWSDIGTGTVGPFIIVQTNSLMVPGLMPAAGNSIRFGGLGKSVRLSMPAGMPVTSGTLYYSFALQVLDTNGLSSAGTFLAGFNNSIGAQANQPTVVGTRLYMRATNDGFNLGVSKNSSVASDWVWDPRTFTTNQVLFIVGSYTFNPATTSDDISKLWINPGEADLAATAEPAAMLVATNGSDITANQIASFVFLQRATTEPAAMVADELRIGRTWAEVTPLPPPIMVLLTGMKKLSNGAFQFAYSNSNSSGQSGSTYVSTNLTDWTPLGTATQISAGRFEFTDPAATNYLRRFYQLRTP